ACTTCCCTCGGGTTTGCCCCCATGGTTCGAGCCGCCTCCGCGCCAGCGGGCATGATCGTCGGGGGCCTGCCGCGGCCCCCGCGCCGGCCTCGTCACGCGCGGCTGTCGCCGCGTTCCTCCTCCCCCCCGAGCGCGAGCCGCCCGAGGGTGGCCTTGAGACGCTCCGGGTCGATCGGCTTCTCGATGAAGTCGCACCTGGGAATGCCGCGGGCGCGCGCCCCCACATGGGCCCCGCCCTCGGCGCTCACGAGAACGAGCGCGATGTCTGGCACGAAGGCGCGGCAGATGCGGGCGACGTCCCACCCGTCGATCGTGAGGCCGTGAAACCGCGGGAGGTCGAGGTCGATGATCGCTCCCCCGAAGTGCGCATCCTTGACCTTGCGGATGGCCTGGATGCCGTCGGCGGCGATCTCGACGCTGAAGCCGCTCCGCGCGAGCAGGTCCCGCAGTCCTTCACGGCTATGGAGATCGTCCTCCACGATGAGGAGCGCCCCCCGCGCCGCGCCACTTCGCCTCGCCTGCTCCGCGGCTTGGAGGTTCTCCCTCACCTGCTTTTCGCGCTCCGTCGTCTCCTTCGGTTTCGAGCCCGGCTGCATATCGTCCGTACCACCCATCCCCTTAGAGCAGATGCGGTGCCAGGGTCGACCGGAGCGGGTGCGACGTCCAGAAGGACTGGATTTATCTGGACTTGCGCGGCCGGCGGCGCCGGCGCGAGCGTGCACCCGGCCGCCAGGTCCCGCGGCCGCGCGTAAGCATTACACAGCGCTGAGGTAGCGGTTACACGCACGATGAGGCAGGCGAATCGCATGAAGGTGGTCCGCGGAAGCGGCCGGGGGGCACGACGCCGGCATCCGTCCCCCTGTCCGGGGAGCGCGGGCTGCCGGCGCCGCGGCGGGGCCCTAGGCCTGGGGCGCCAGGATCCTGATGTCGAGGCGGCGGTTCTTTGCCCGTCCCTCCTGGGTATCGTTGTTGGCCACCGGGACGGCTTTGCCGAGGCCGAGCGCGTGGATGCGCCTGAGCTCGATGCCGTGCTTGTGGACGAGATGGCGGACCACCGCATCGGCCCGCTCCCGGCTCAGCCTCAGGTTGAGCCGGTCGTTGCCCACCGAGTCGGTGTGCCCCTGGAGCTCGACCACGGCGTTCGGGTCCTCCTTGAGTATCTTCACCACCTCGCCGAGCTCGTTGATGGCCTCGTCACGGAGTTCGGCCTTGCCGAAGGCGAAGTAGAGCGTCCGTGTCTCGACTGGGGCATAGCGGTTGCGGTTGGCCAGGCGCTGCGTCAGCCGGCCGTCCACGTCGCGGGCGCTCGCTGCCGCCTCGTCCGCGCCCTTCCGGGCCTCCCGCGCCACTGTCGTGGCCTCCGATGCCAGCGCGCCGGCTTCCATCACCTTGCCATCGAGTCCCTGGAGCCGCTGGCCGTGCACGTCGATGGACTGGCGAGCCTCCTCCACGCGAGTCTTGGTGTCGCGCAGCGTGGCATCCTGCTCGTCCACCCGCTGGCTGACCTGGCCCAGCCGCGCCTCGGCCTGGCCGACCTGCGTCCCGACAAAGCCCTTGGTCGCGCACGCCGTGGCCGAGAGAGCCACACCTGCACAGAGCATCAGAGAAACCACCTTGCCCGTCATCGCACTCCCTCCTTGGCATCTGGCTGGCCGTTGGACCTTCATGCGCTGCCCCGGATATCCCCGCGGCGCCTGAGCGCCTCTGGCGAGGGTGGCAGGAGCTGTGCCAGCTCTGCGGTGACGCCCTGTCCCCCGCCTGGTGTTGCGGAAGTACTTCTGGCGTCTATCTTTCCCGGGTGAGCGCCGACGGTGGATCCGGGGGAACCCCCCCGGCGTCGGGCGACAGTCTCGTAACGCTTACACGATCGGGATGTAAGGCTTACCGGAACGATCGGCCGAAGGACTCTCCGATCAGCGGGCCGATCGCGAAAGGTCTTTGGCCAAAGCCTGGGCCTTGTCGGCCAAGGTGAAGGCGCGCTGCACGTCCCGGGCCGCCATGGCTTCCCTCGCCTTGGCCAGGAAGTCTTGGATCGTGTCGAGGGTTTCCCGCTGGCCCTGGCCGAGCTTCGCTTGATCGAGCTGGCTGACGGCCTTCTCGGTGGCCTCGATGCGGCTCCTCGCTTCCCGGCTCAGTCGGATCTCCTCCTCTCCGCTCACGTGCGGGGCGAGGACCGGAGGCGCCTCCTTCCGCTGGGGGGCGGCACGGGGTGGGGCGGGCGGCGCGACAGGCGGGGGGGTGGGCGGGGGGGTGGCCGGCGGCGGAGCAGGGGCCGGCGGCGACGGGGAGGCGCCTCGCACCGAGGTGCACCCGGCCACGGCAAGAGCCAGGGCAAGAATGATCCAGCCCGGGAACACCCGGCTCATCGCAGCGGGAAGCGGCAGGTCACGATGGTCCGCCGCCCCACCTCCGAGGCGACATCGATGGTGCCGTCGTGCATCTGCACGATGCGGTAGACGATGGACAGGCCGATGCCGCTGCCGCCAGGCTTGGTCGTGTAGTAGAGGGAAAAGATCCGGTCAAGGTCCTCAGGGCGGATACCCACCCCCTCGTCGGCGATGGTGACCGTGACGTGATCGCGCCGCCGCCACGAGGTGGCGATGCTCACGGTTCCGCCCTGGGGCATCGCCTGGCAGGCGTTGACCAGGATATTGAGGAACGCCTGGCGCAGGAGATCCTCGTCGGCCGAGAGGGGCGGACAGGTCGGGTCCAGCCCGAGGTCGAAGCGCACGCCGGCCGGCTGCCACTCCGGCTCCAGCAGCGCCACGGCGGACTGGAGCAGGGCATTGACGTCCACGGCCTTGAGCGACAGCTCCTGAGGGCGAATGAACTTGAGGAAGCCCTGCACCACCAGGTCCAGCCGGCGGATCTCGCTGCCGATCACATCCAGGCTCTGCTTGACGTCGGGCGCCGAGGCGTCGAGCCGGGCCCGCGCCAGCTCCAGGTGGATCATCATGGCGTTCAGCGGGTTCTTGACCTCGTGCGCGACGCCCGAGGTCAGGCGGCCGAGGGCGGCGAGCTTGGCGGAGTAGGAGATGAGCGACTGGAGCGTCTTGATGGACTCGAGATCGCGCAGCAGCACCATGGCGCCCATGGCCTTCTGCACGTCCGCCACGAAGAACACGGACACCAGCAGCTCCCGGGGCGCCTCGTCCACGGCCAGCGTGATGGTAGCGTTGCGGACATCCTCGCGGTCGGCGAAGGCCCGCTCCAGCACCGCGCGGAGGGCGTGCCCCGGAGGGAGCAACTCCTCGGGCCGCGCGCCCCTGGCCTCCGCCAGCGGACGCCCCACCACGGCCTCGGTGGCCTTGTTGTAGAAGAGCACGCGCCGGTCCGGCGTGAAGAAGATGATGCCGTCCTCGAGGATCTCCACGACGTGCTGCAGGTGGGCCTTCTCCGACAGGCTCTTCACGCGGTCGGAGCGGAGCTGCTCGCTGAGGAGCTGGAGCTGGGCGGAGAGCTCTCCCAGCTCGTCCGTGCGCCCCCCCCCGCCCGCGGCGGGTGCCTCCAGCTCGCCCCGGCGGAGCCGGTCCACGTCCCGCGCGAGCTGGCCGACGGGTCTGAGAACGAGGTTGACGAGGAAGAGCGCCAGCAGCCAGGCCACGGGCAGCGCGAGCCCGGCCAGGGCCAGCGTCTGGGTGACGGCCGCGGAGAGTTCCCGGCCCAGGAGGGTCGTGGAGACGCCGATCCGGATCGCGCCGAAGGGCGCGCCGTTAAGCGTCACGGGCAGCACCGCCTCGTAGGTCTGCCCTCGGGCGTAGAGCAGGTAGACGCGGCGCAGCGGGTCCAGCGTGAGCAGCGTTCTGAGGTCCGGTCGGGAGACGGCGGCGCCTCCCTCCTTCTGGCGCTCGCTGTGGACGATGATCGCCCCGTCCTGGTCGGCGATCAGCGCGTAGAGCAGGTGCGGCGAGTAGCCGACGCTGGCCTCCACGAGGCTCCGGAGATCACGGTCCCGCCGTAGCACCTCGCGCGGTCCCCCGCCCCGCCGCGCCGCCAGGGCCCGGCCGCTCTGGGCATAGATCTG
The Candidatus Rokuibacteriota bacterium genome window above contains:
- a CDS encoding PAS domain-containing protein; this encodes MSWSLKTKEALAVTLLALGVVATTTFVHLAQLTRVVVEESRRQADLVAKQIYAQSGRALAARRGGGPREVLRRDRDLRSLVEASVGYSPHLLYALIADQDGAIIVHSERQKEGGAAVSRPDLRTLLTLDPLRRVYLLYARGQTYEAVLPVTLNGAPFGAIRIGVSTTLLGRELSAAVTQTLALAGLALPVAWLLALFLVNLVLRPVGQLARDVDRLRRGELEAPAAGGGGRTDELGELSAQLQLLSEQLRSDRVKSLSEKAHLQHVVEILEDGIIFFTPDRRVLFYNKATEAVVGRPLAEARGARPEELLPPGHALRAVLERAFADREDVRNATITLAVDEAPRELLVSVFFVADVQKAMGAMVLLRDLESIKTLQSLISYSAKLAALGRLTSGVAHEVKNPLNAMMIHLELARARLDASAPDVKQSLDVIGSEIRRLDLVVQGFLKFIRPQELSLKAVDVNALLQSAVALLEPEWQPAGVRFDLGLDPTCPPLSADEDLLRQAFLNILVNACQAMPQGGTVSIATSWRRRDHVTVTIADEGVGIRPEDLDRIFSLYYTTKPGGSGIGLSIVYRIVQMHDGTIDVASEVGRRTIVTCRFPLR
- a CDS encoding response regulator gives rise to the protein MRENLQAAEQARRSGAARGALLIVEDDLHSREGLRDLLARSGFSVEIAADGIQAIRKVKDAHFGGAIIDLDLPRFHGLTIDGWDVARICRAFVPDIALVLVSAEGGAHVGARARGIPRCDFIEKPIDPERLKATLGRLALGGEEERGDSRA
- a CDS encoding OmpA family protein; this translates as MTGKVVSLMLCAGVALSATACATKGFVGTQVGQAEARLGQVSQRVDEQDATLRDTKTRVEEARQSIDVHGQRLQGLDGKVMEAGALASEATTVAREARKGADEAAASARDVDGRLTQRLANRNRYAPVETRTLYFAFGKAELRDEAINELGEVVKILKEDPNAVVELQGHTDSVGNDRLNLRLSRERADAVVRHLVHKHGIELRRIHALGLGKAVPVANNDTQEGRAKNRRLDIRILAPQA